The Flammeovirga pectinis genomic interval CTTTCATTATGATGCAATCCAAACGCCTTCAATTACAGAATTAAAGGAGAAAGGCATGAGTTTAGTTGACCATTATGCATCCACTTTGCTTACACATAAAGAGCAATTATTGACGCATTCTAAGTATGTTGTAGCTGATGCTTATTTTGCAAAAGAAAAGTTTGTTCGACCATTAGATGAGGCTGGCTTTACTGTACTTAGTCGATTTAGAGGTGATATGAATGCAAGGTATTTATTTGAAGGACCAAAAACAGGAAAACGCGGTAGACCTAAAAAATTCAACGGAAAAGTAGACTGGAAAAATATTGATCTCGATATTTTTCAGTTAGAAGATGATACAGACTTATATTATTTGTACTCTGCAAAAATTTATAGCGTTGCTTTAAAAAGAGAAGTAATGATTGCACTTGTTCAATTTAAAAATCAAAAGCTCAAGCAAAAAATATTCTTTTCAACAGATCTAAATCAAGAGGCCTTCCAAATTTTCAATTATTACAGATTACGTTTTCACATAGAATTTCTTTTTCGAGATGCAAAACAGCATACAAGTCTTACAGGTTGTCAAGGAATAAGTAAAAATAAAATTCATTTTCATACTAATATGGCACTTACTTCTGTCTCAATTGCTAAGGCTTTTCATTGGATCAATCAAGAAAAAAAGGAAAGAGGCCCCTTTTCAATGGCTAACATAAAAACACTCTATTTCAATGAGTTAATACTAAAAAAGATTTTTAGTGTATTTCGAATTGATGTAGATGTTGAAAAAAATAAACAGCAATTTGAGATGATTCGAAAATTAGGTCAAATTGCTGCTTGAAAAATATATTATTTTACCGAAGTATTGATTCAAAAAACTCCAATTATAAATATAGTTGGAGTTTTTTTTGTTTTGAGTTAGAAACAACTAGTAACTTAGCTCTATGGATTCGACTTTTACTATTAATGACTTTTTCTTATATATTTCAATACCTCTAATAAGTGGTTTTGTAGGATGGTTTACAAACTTTGCAGCAATCAAAATGATGTTCTATCCTATTCATTTTTTTGGAATAAGACCATTTGGATGGCAAGGAATTATTCCTGCTAAATCAACAAAAATTGCTTCTAAATCAGTTGATCTTCTTACTGCAAAACTTTTAAAAATAGAGGATCAATTCGCATTACTAGATCCCGATATTGTTTCTCATGAAATGGAAGAATCATTGTCTAAAGTGACGAGAAAAACAGTCGATCTAATTATGCAATCAGAAATACCTTATCTGTGGGAAAACTCTCCTACTTCTGTTAAGGTATCCATTTATGAAACTATAGAACAAAAAATTCCAGGAGTAACTGAAAAGATACTTTACGACATTGGTAGTAACATTCGAGAAATGTTAGACCTTAAAAAACTAACATTAGATACTGTTCTTGAAAAGCCTGGACTTTTGAATGAGATCTTTATGAAGTGTGGTGAAAAAGAATTTAAATTTATAGAGATTTCTGGTTTGTATTTTGGTTTCTTATTTGGCCTAGTTCAAATGGTGATTGCTTATTTTTACAACCCTTGGTGGTTA includes:
- a CDS encoding DUF445 domain-containing protein; amino-acid sequence: MDSTFTINDFFLYISIPLISGFVGWFTNFAAIKMMFYPIHFFGIRPFGWQGIIPAKSTKIASKSVDLLTAKLLKIEDQFALLDPDIVSHEMEESLSKVTRKTVDLIMQSEIPYLWENSPTSVKVSIYETIEQKIPGVTEKILYDIGSNIREMLDLKKLTLDTVLEKPGLLNEIFMKCGEKEFKFIEISGLYFGFLFGLVQMVIAYFYNPWWLLPLFGIIVGYATNWLALKLIFEPKEPIYFLGMRFQGLFLQRQITVAEVYSKIITQEVLTTERIFRYTLQNTGKKKLSQIFNIRISELVDDTYDDIKDVIQKFVDEDFAQKHLQIVKNIAHFTFMAEFHICLRDAFPYADQVFDLKNNIQKKIENLPYDDFEGLLRPAFKEDEWILIIVGAILGGCAGVLQFVLLFQ
- a CDS encoding transposase — protein: MESRAFIGPILSKMSDLRKSKVNFLTECFILFLSIKGKINFLQLSRYGSYSEKTYRNNFESGFSFSEFNHHLINEHCGDEKIIAFDPVYLSKSGKKTYGLGKYWSGCAGKAQKGLDLSGIGIVDVESRNAFHYDAIQTPSITELKEKGMSLVDHYASTLLTHKEQLLTHSKYVVADAYFAKEKFVRPLDEAGFTVLSRFRGDMNARYLFEGPKTGKRGRPKKFNGKVDWKNIDLDIFQLEDDTDLYYLYSAKIYSVALKREVMIALVQFKNQKLKQKIFFSTDLNQEAFQIFNYYRLRFHIEFLFRDAKQHTSLTGCQGISKNKIHFHTNMALTSVSIAKAFHWINQEKKERGPFSMANIKTLYFNELILKKIFSVFRIDVDVEKNKQQFEMIRKLGQIAA